A part of Deinococcus aerolatus genomic DNA contains:
- a CDS encoding glutaredoxin family protein — translation MADLPVLTLYTRTGCHLCEQAQDHLARLAFRVETLDVDARPEWRQRHGDDVPVLTLGDRVLARGVLSPARLSAIKIQLIRAAAAHTTPIPDLPGG, via the coding sequence ATGGCTGACTTACCCGTGCTGACCCTGTACACCCGAACGGGCTGCCACCTGTGCGAGCAGGCGCAGGACCACCTGGCCCGACTGGCGTTCCGGGTGGAAACGCTGGATGTGGACGCCCGTCCCGAGTGGCGGCAGCGTCACGGCGACGACGTGCCGGTGCTGACCCTGGGCGACCGGGTGCTGGCACGCGGCGTCCTGAGCCCGGCCCGCCTGAGCGCCATCAAGATTCAGCTGATCCGCGCTGCGGCAGCGCACACCACGCCGATACCGGACCTGCCGGGCGGCTGA
- a CDS encoding protein kinase domain-containing protein: protein MTAVLLGALFVVGLLLLVRFPERVLSVLTSVLALALVAVLVVLAQLGGVGQGASWSAVLDRAQGALSVLAVLLGGSLISLVQSAALPARPREVKPARSSKPTRVQRTPEPTLTRRSTLASTKSELKFQDYEVMDRIGIGGMGSVYRARRAQDGRIVALKVPQEKYLADAKFVKRFYREAEVLKRFNHPNIVRVYDYRMQDPEHYIAMEFLDGESLEGLLEERSLAFAEAVQVLRALADALRYIHMQNVVHRDIKPGNVMILKNAFHEGQLREGGVKLMDFGIAVGKVLTRLTMTGARVGTPIYMAPEQAKGNRVDARSDVYSLGLLAYEMVSGQTAFRGSYEAVVHQQVFEAPKPPKQVRLEVPGRLNDLILNMIEKDPAQRPTLDEVITRLDAGVLSDDVFSDPLALALSVQEKRGTVRLLDLQGKLRASLCDQGGAAQGLPGVPNALAGDAEGNLYVTLQEYRQGKSGALIRKLDPQGQELLSFGTYGLGEGELLQPLDIAVTQGHVYVLDGEAHHIVVYNSAGQFVRRFGGRGQGLGRFDRPRRLVASPEGSLYVLDTGNNEVQRFTAQGEYLSRYAFRLDRHSEGLRTLEGVGVDRHGAVYIVDGVARKLRKIEADGTPGVTFSLDTLVGEPTEAPWLISVGPEGQIYAVRQGGQVLRTISSAGDPISSRDMYAPVQAMTLLDRPQTGVATSQRGKPLADRREADRTAPAQASPQAAVSA from the coding sequence ATGACCGCGGTGCTGCTGGGCGCGCTGTTTGTGGTGGGCCTGCTGCTGCTGGTCCGCTTCCCCGAACGCGTCCTGAGCGTCCTCACGTCGGTCCTGGCGCTGGCGCTGGTGGCCGTGCTGGTGGTACTGGCGCAGCTTGGAGGGGTCGGTCAGGGGGCGTCCTGGTCTGCCGTGCTGGACCGGGCGCAGGGTGCGCTCAGCGTGCTGGCGGTGCTGCTGGGCGGCAGCCTGATCTCGCTGGTGCAGTCGGCCGCCCTGCCCGCACGGCCGCGGGAGGTCAAGCCTGCCAGGAGTAGCAAGCCCACGCGGGTGCAGCGGACGCCCGAGCCTACCCTGACCCGGCGCAGCACGCTGGCGTCGACCAAATCCGAACTGAAGTTCCAGGATTACGAGGTCATGGACCGCATCGGCATCGGCGGAATGGGCAGCGTCTACCGCGCCCGCCGCGCCCAGGACGGCCGCATCGTGGCCCTGAAGGTGCCGCAGGAAAAGTACCTGGCCGACGCCAAGTTCGTCAAACGTTTCTACCGCGAGGCCGAGGTGCTCAAGCGCTTCAACCACCCCAACATCGTGCGGGTCTACGACTACCGCATGCAGGACCCCGAACATTACATCGCCATGGAGTTTCTGGACGGCGAGAGCCTCGAAGGTCTGCTTGAGGAGCGCAGCCTGGCCTTTGCGGAGGCAGTGCAAGTGCTGCGCGCGCTGGCCGACGCCCTGCGCTACATCCACATGCAGAACGTGGTGCACCGTGACATCAAGCCTGGCAACGTCATGATTCTCAAGAACGCCTTTCACGAGGGCCAGCTGCGCGAGGGCGGCGTCAAGCTGATGGACTTCGGCATTGCGGTGGGCAAGGTGCTGACCCGCCTGACCATGACCGGCGCGCGGGTGGGCACCCCGATCTACATGGCCCCAGAGCAGGCCAAGGGCAACCGCGTGGACGCCCGCAGCGACGTGTATTCCCTGGGCCTGCTGGCCTACGAGATGGTCAGCGGCCAGACCGCCTTCCGGGGCAGCTACGAGGCTGTGGTGCACCAGCAGGTTTTCGAGGCCCCCAAGCCGCCCAAGCAGGTGCGGCTGGAAGTGCCGGGACGCCTCAATGACCTGATCCTGAACATGATCGAGAAGGACCCGGCGCAGCGGCCCACGCTGGACGAGGTGATTACCCGGCTCGACGCAGGCGTGCTCAGCGATGACGTGTTCAGCGATCCGCTGGCGCTGGCCCTGAGCGTTCAGGAAAAGCGCGGCACCGTACGCCTGCTGGACCTGCAGGGCAAGCTGCGTGCCAGCCTGTGCGATCAGGGGGGGGCGGCGCAGGGCCTGCCCGGCGTGCCCAACGCGCTGGCCGGCGATGCGGAGGGCAACCTGTACGTCACCCTGCAGGAATACCGTCAGGGCAAGTCGGGGGCCCTGATTCGCAAGCTCGACCCCCAGGGCCAGGAACTGCTGAGCTTCGGCACCTATGGTCTGGGCGAGGGCGAACTGCTGCAGCCGCTGGACATCGCCGTGACCCAGGGCCACGTCTACGTCCTGGACGGCGAGGCGCACCACATCGTGGTCTACAACAGCGCGGGGCAGTTTGTCCGGCGCTTCGGCGGGCGCGGACAGGGTCTGGGCCGCTTCGACCGGCCGCGCCGCCTCGTGGCGTCGCCCGAGGGTTCCCTGTACGTGCTGGACACCGGCAACAACGAGGTTCAGCGGTTTACCGCGCAGGGCGAGTACCTCAGCCGCTACGCCTTCCGGCTGGACCGCCACAGCGAGGGCCTGCGCACGCTGGAAGGCGTGGGCGTTGACCGGCACGGCGCGGTGTACATCGTGGACGGCGTGGCCCGCAAGCTGCGCAAGATCGAGGCCGACGGTACCCCCGGCGTCACCTTCTCGCTCGACACCCTGGTGGGCGAACCGACCGAGGCCCCGTGGCTGATCAGCGTGGGACCGGAAGGGCAGATCTACGCGGTGCGGCAGGGCGGACAGGTGCTGCGGACCATTTCCAGTGCCGGCGACCCCATTTCCAGCCGTGACATGTACGCCCCGGTTCAGGCCATGACGCTGCTGGACCGGCCCCAGACCGGTGTGGCCACGTCCCAGCGCGGCAAGCCACTGGCCGATCGGCGGGAAGCCGACAGAACTGCTCCGGCGCAGGCCAGTCCCCAGGCCGCCGTCAGCGCCTGA
- a CDS encoding single-stranded DNA-binding protein, whose translation MLHIEFVTDLGAHVTVDVDSADKLLDVQRQYGRLGWTSGTVPGGGYQFPLDNESDFDWTLIGARKWTNPEGEDMVIHRGLAYRRRELEAVDSRKMKLPAAVKYSRGARGTDPEHVREKADGEFEYVTLAIFRGGKRQDRYAVPGGRAGMAPGQAQTRPVAARPQPAPAPRPAPVVEEETPF comes from the coding sequence ATGTTGCATATAGAATTTGTCACCGATCTGGGCGCGCACGTCACGGTGGATGTGGACAGCGCCGACAAACTGCTGGACGTGCAGCGCCAGTACGGCCGCCTGGGCTGGACCAGCGGCACCGTGCCGGGCGGCGGCTACCAGTTTCCGCTGGACAACGAGTCTGATTTCGACTGGACGCTGATCGGAGCCAGAAAATGGACCAACCCCGAGGGCGAGGACATGGTGATCCACCGGGGTCTGGCATACCGCCGCCGTGAACTGGAAGCCGTGGACAGCCGCAAGATGAAGCTGCCTGCCGCCGTCAAGTACAGCCGTGGGGCGCGCGGCACCGATCCTGAACACGTCCGGGAGAAGGCGGACGGCGAGTTCGAATACGTCACGCTGGCGATCTTCCGGGGCGGCAAGCGGCAGGACCGCTACGCCGTGCCGGGTGGCCGTGCAGGTATGGCGCCGGGGCAGGCCCAGACCCGCCCGGTGGCCGCTCGTCCCCAGCCTGCGCCGGCACCCCGGCCCGCGCCGGTGGTGGAAGAGGAAACGCCCTTTTAA
- a CDS encoding acyl-CoA acyltransferase, translating into MRGLEGVQVDAWGYPDREVLPSSMFRISSVCGGVVLGAYPAPLPDAPHDTLALPFGLAFGFPALRDGQLWHHSHLLAVHPDWRGSGLAVALKHAQRERVLAQGITRMTWTFDPLIARNARLNLGKLGARAVSYHADWYALGDDPATAFPADRLMIEWDLSRPSASHPPPAPDGEVVLAAVPGGEEPDAPVLHLNSPQVLAEVPRKAELMNEPLRLGWRLALREVMGEYMERGYVVTDLAAEGERVFYVLTRG; encoded by the coding sequence ATGCGCGGACTGGAAGGCGTGCAGGTGGACGCCTGGGGGTATCCGGACCGCGAGGTGCTGCCCAGCAGCATGTTCCGGATCAGTTCGGTGTGCGGCGGCGTGGTGCTGGGGGCCTACCCGGCGCCTCTGCCGGACGCGCCGCACGACACGCTGGCGCTGCCATTCGGACTGGCCTTCGGCTTTCCGGCGCTCCGGGACGGGCAGCTGTGGCACCATTCGCACCTGCTGGCGGTTCATCCTGACTGGCGCGGCAGCGGGCTGGCCGTGGCCCTCAAGCACGCGCAGCGCGAGCGGGTGCTGGCGCAGGGCATCACGCGCATGACCTGGACCTTTGATCCCCTGATTGCCCGCAACGCCCGCCTTAACCTGGGCAAGCTGGGGGCGCGGGCCGTGTCCTACCACGCCGACTGGTACGCGCTGGGCGATGACCCCGCGACGGCCTTTCCGGCAGACCGCCTGATGATCGAGTGGGACCTGTCGCGGCCCAGCGCCTCCCACCCGCCGCCCGCCCCCGACGGTGAGGTGGTGCTGGCCGCCGTGCCGGGAGGAGAGGAACCGGACGCGCCGGTCCTGCATCTGAACAGTCCGCAGGTGCTGGCCGAGGTGCCGCGCAAGGCCGAGCTGATGAATGAGCCGCTGCGCCTGGGCTGGCGGCTGGCGCTGCGCGAGGTGATGGGCGAATACATGGAACGCGGCTACGTCGTCACGGATCTGGCCGCAGAGGGCGAGCGGGTGTTCTACGTGCTGACGCGAGGGTAA
- the menC gene encoding o-succinylbenzoate synthase, producing the protein MLRIEAAEIMIVRLPLKFRFETSFGVQTARTVPLLVLHGDGVQGVSEGTMEVAPMYREETLAGALDLLREVFLPRILGKTFANPEELNDALGAFRGNRMARAMVEMAAWDLWARMLNAPLGTLLGGRKTQVEVGVSLGIQADEAATVDAVRRHVEQGYRRIKLKIKPGWDEAPVRATREAFPDIRLTVDANSAYTLADSVRLRALDQYKMTYIEQPLAWDDLVDHATLQGRLQTPLCLDESIASAADARKALSIGAGGVINLKVARVGGHAEARRVHDVAQAFGAPVWCGGMLEGGVGRAHNIHLSTLPNFTLPGDTSSASRYWETDIINEPLEAVDGLMPVPQGPGIGVTLNRDFIESVAELTEERRP; encoded by the coding sequence ATGTTGCGAATAGAAGCCGCCGAGATCATGATTGTTCGCCTGCCGCTGAAGTTCCGTTTCGAGACCAGTTTCGGGGTGCAGACGGCGCGCACGGTGCCGCTGCTGGTGCTGCACGGTGACGGTGTGCAGGGCGTCTCGGAAGGCACCATGGAAGTCGCCCCGATGTACCGCGAGGAAACGCTGGCCGGGGCGCTGGACCTGCTGCGCGAGGTGTTTCTGCCGCGCATTCTGGGCAAGACCTTTGCCAACCCCGAGGAGCTGAATGACGCCCTGGGCGCGTTCCGGGGCAACCGGATGGCCCGCGCGATGGTGGAGATGGCCGCCTGGGACCTGTGGGCACGCATGCTGAACGCGCCGCTGGGCACGCTGCTGGGCGGGCGCAAGACGCAGGTGGAGGTGGGGGTCAGCCTGGGCATTCAGGCGGATGAAGCTGCCACAGTGGACGCCGTGCGCCGCCACGTCGAGCAGGGCTACCGCCGCATCAAGCTCAAGATCAAGCCCGGCTGGGACGAGGCCCCGGTCCGCGCCACCCGCGAGGCGTTTCCCGACATCCGCCTGACCGTGGATGCCAACAGCGCCTATACACTGGCCGATTCGGTGCGCCTGCGGGCGCTGGACCAGTACAAGATGACCTACATCGAGCAGCCGCTGGCCTGGGACGATCTGGTGGACCACGCCACGCTTCAGGGCCGCCTGCAGACCCCGCTGTGCCTGGACGAGAGCATTGCCAGCGCGGCGGACGCCCGCAAGGCGCTGTCCATCGGCGCGGGCGGCGTGATTAACCTGAAGGTGGCCCGCGTGGGCGGCCACGCCGAGGCCCGGCGCGTGCATGACGTGGCGCAGGCGTTCGGTGCCCCGGTGTGGTGCGGCGGCATGCTGGAGGGCGGCGTGGGCCGGGCGCACAACATCCACCTGTCCACCCTACCCAACTTCACGCTGCCGGGCGACACCTCCAGCGCCAGCCGCTACTGGGAGACCGACATCATCAACGAGCCGCTGGAGGCCGTGGACGGCCTGATGCCTGTGCCGCAGGGCCCGGGCATCGGCGTGACCCTCAACCGCGACTTCATCGAGAGTGTGGCCGAGCTGACGGAGGAACGGCGCCCTTGA
- a CDS encoding DUF1801 domain-containing protein, whose translation MNAPDTGAGPLVADLISERVAQLGDWRGETLGRMRRLIHEADPDVTEEWKWGVPVWSHSGIICTGETYQKAVKLTFARGASLDDPARLFNASLEGNTRRAIDLREGDEVDGEAFKTLIQQAVALNSAGKAKPPRK comes from the coding sequence ATGAACGCACCGGACACAGGCGCAGGCCCGTTGGTCGCGGATCTCATCTCGGAGCGGGTGGCCCAGCTTGGCGACTGGCGTGGGGAGACCCTGGGCCGCATGCGGCGGCTGATTCACGAGGCGGACCCGGACGTGACCGAGGAATGGAAGTGGGGCGTGCCGGTCTGGTCGCACAGCGGCATCATCTGCACCGGCGAAACCTACCAGAAGGCCGTCAAACTGACCTTCGCCAGGGGTGCATCCCTGGACGACCCGGCCCGACTGTTCAATGCCAGCCTGGAAGGCAACACACGCCGGGCCATCGACCTCCGCGAAGGGGACGAAGTAGACGGAGAGGCGTTCAAGACGCTGATTCAGCAGGCAGTGGCCCTCAACAGCGCTGGAAAAGCGAAACCCCCCAGGAAGTAA